From a single Gammaproteobacteria bacterium genomic region:
- a CDS encoding MotA/TolQ/ExbB proton channel family protein — translation MEHELRYQLAALIAAAVLVHVCYETWVRPVAAQQLQWRESGAGAAPPMGRAAVIVKDYEQEICLIAMLWALAIMLLKAGTLRYSRRLFAVKGRGGQANFLETRETDIILPEAKDLDRYREILDRAKALGYRATVLYKAAAASLDRFFTTSRVPEATLAMQQICETEAERQETGLSMVRYLIWLIPSVGFIGTVRGIGAALGKAEQAVQGNIGPVTESLGVAFNSTFVALVISVVIMLFLHKLQEAQETLILDTQDFCNDHLLRYMREKIPGA, via the coding sequence CTGGCGGCGTTGATCGCCGCCGCTGTCCTGGTGCACGTGTGCTACGAAACCTGGGTGCGCCCCGTCGCCGCACAGCAGCTGCAATGGCGGGAGAGCGGCGCGGGCGCTGCGCCGCCAATGGGCCGGGCAGCCGTGATCGTCAAGGACTATGAGCAGGAAATCTGCCTGATCGCCATGCTCTGGGCGCTGGCCATCATGTTGCTCAAGGCGGGGACCTTGCGCTACTCGCGGCGGCTGTTCGCCGTCAAGGGCAGGGGCGGCCAGGCGAACTTCCTGGAGACGCGCGAAACGGACATTATCCTGCCGGAGGCGAAAGACCTGGACCGGTACCGGGAGATCCTGGACCGCGCCAAGGCGCTGGGCTACCGCGCCACGGTGCTGTACAAGGCGGCGGCGGCTTCCCTGGATCGCTTTTTCACGACCTCCCGCGTCCCGGAGGCGACCCTGGCGATGCAGCAGATCTGCGAAACGGAGGCCGAGCGCCAGGAGACCGGGCTGTCCATGGTGCGCTACTTGATCTGGCTGATCCCCTCCGTGGGCTTCATCGGCACGGTGCGGGGCATCGGCGCCGCTTTGGGCAAGGCCGAGCAGGCGGTGCAGGGCAACATCGGCCCGGTGACGGAAAGCCTGGGCGTCGCCTTCAACTCGACTTTCGTGGCGCTGGTCATCAGCGTCGTGATCATGCTCTTTCTGCACAAGCTGCAAGAGGCGCAGGAGACCTTGATCCTGGATACCCAGGATTTCTGCAACGATCACCTGTTGCGCTACATGAGGGAAAAGATCCCCGGCGCC